One Helicoverpa armigera isolate CAAS_96S chromosome 1, ASM3070526v1, whole genome shotgun sequence genomic window carries:
- the LOC110374533 gene encoding uncharacterized protein LOC110374533, with the protein MLPILVQYEIIVITSPSITGVTYMDHFDFEERYRDANECNPMYWHPLHLPAYCAHIFEKLIRARIASKTPVRITREREKVEITQDSDSSEEDHHHHHHKPRHLHQPQEFHHPQFNYPEEIYQYPYPLYQITSAEYESYSPPYTKTEPLGPYEEMLRLLKEDIQKGPSSPTVTVMPELGPVALYNQAVSKKSVKMIRSMAEAFVKASKKAYEDYYAAYEPYPSDPHVYMYDSSKNKTETQEDKKKKPKKDKDKKEKDKKKVHRVKTKHGGVVTIIETKNLEVLKNDGPLL; encoded by the coding sequence ATGTTGCCGATACTAGTGCAGTACGAGATCATAGTAATAACGTCACCATCCATCACGGGTGTCACATACATGGACCACTTCGATTTCGAGGAGAGATACAGAGACGCTAATGAGTGTAATCCCATGTATTGGCATCCGCTACATTTACCCGCATACTGCGCCCATATTTTCGAGAAATTAATACGTGCCAGAATAGCGTCGAAAACACCTGTCAGAATTACAAGAGAAAGAGAAAAGGTCGAAATAACTCAGGACTCAGATTCTTCTGAAGAagatcatcaccatcatcaccATAAACCACGTCACCTTCATCAACCTCAAGAATTTCATCATCCGCAGTTCAACTATCCAGAAGAAATCTATCAGTATCCATACCCGTTGTACCAAATAACTAGTGCGGAATATGAATCGTACAGCCCACCTTACACTAAGACTGAACCTCTAGGCCCGTATGAAGAAATGTTAAGACTTCTTAAAGAGGACATACAGAAAGGTCCCAGCTCCCCAACTGTGACAGTAATGCCGGAACTGGGCCCCGTAGCGTTGTACAACCAAGCTGTATCGAAGAAGAGTGTTAAAATGATTAGATCGATGGCAGAGGCATTCGTTAAGGCCTCGAAAAAGGCTTACGAAGATTATTACGCAGCTTATGAACCATACCCATCTGATCCACACGTGTATATGTATGACAGCTCAAAAAATAAGACTGAAACTCAagaagataagaagaagaagccaAAAAAGGACAAAGACAAAAAAGAGAAAGATAAAAAGAAAGTTCATAGAGTCAAGACGAAACACGGAGGAGTAGTCACCATAATAGAGACAAAAAATTTGGAAGTTTTGAAAAACGATGGACCCTTGCTTTGA
- the LOC110374491 gene encoding nematocyst expressed protein 4, which produces MPLPFLRNPMVPVAGIPLPPPPVYPMPYPPPYPAPYPSPYGSPYPHPMSPPLPYPPAISHHLPYHSPIAPSFPSPLPAPYPGPLPGPFPGLPPHFSSPFPVPPRRGIGLVPGIPGLVSPDGGINIMPFSDAYSDMLEKHKQKMIRRRLQKMLSEYDRPPWKAHKKTRRSNGEEDVYIYKPNENVID; this is translated from the coding sequence ATGCCTTTGCCATTCCTCCGCAATCCAATGGTTCCAGTTGCTGGAATTCCTCTGCCGCCACCACCAGTTTATCCAATGCCTTATCCGCCCCCATACCCAGCACCTTACCCTTCACCATATGGTTCACCTTACCCTCATCCTATGTCACCCCCTTTGCCTTACCCTCCAGCTATCTCACACCATTTGCCTTATCATTCACCCATAGCACCGTCTTTCCCGTCTCCTCTTCCAGCTCCTTACCCAGGTCCGCTACCAGGACCTTTTCCAGGTCTTCCACCACATTTTTCATCCCCCTTCCCTGTGCCACCGCGCAGAGGCATCGGCTTGGTTCCTGGTATACCAGGCTTGGTTAGTCCCGATGGTGGAATAAACATAATGCCATTCTCAGATGCCTACTCCGATATGCTGGAGAAGCATAAACAAAAGATGATCAGGCGACGTCTACAGAAGATGCTGAGCGAATATGACAGACCTCCGTGGAAGGCACACAAAAAGACGAGGCGATCAAACGGAGAAGAggatgtttatatttataaaccGAATGAAAATGTAATTGATTGA
- the LOC110374517 gene encoding protein grindelwald, whose product MSRLACVLAVAGAATAQLTLDGIRCGQLLCQLEEYCSPDTNRCAPCNIVCNKTSHNFDAGLCIKECQGYLLDQRYMRRSEESHPTGDLSGVQRQAQTALIISGVALAILVLILIIVCRGKFSWRYLKQKFQPAKNRVKQYPNDLTHHNPHAEMPKPKHELKLEIRNPEPAKRPQQPLNARDLETRTSQTEKSQGATTPKTISTALSNRHPAEDTTLDFSYDNMGMNVTPPEQPATSHKF is encoded by the exons ATGTCGAGACTAGCGTGTGTCCTAGCGGTGGCGGGTGCCGCAACCGCCCAGCTGACTCTCGATGGCATCCGATGTGGCCAACTGCTGTGCCAGCTTGAAGAGTACTGCTCTCCAGACACCAACCGCTGTGCACCCTGCAACATCGTCTGCAACAAGACCAGTCATAACTTCGATGCTGGATTGTGCATCAAAGAATGTCAAG gctaCCTCCTCGACCAGAGGTACATGCGGAGGTCAGAAGAGTCACACCCCACTGGAGATTTAAGCG GTGTGCAGCGTCAAGCGCAGACCGCTCTCATCATCAGCGGGGTGGCTCTGGCCATCTTGGTGCTCATTCTGATCATCGTCTGTCGAGGAAAGTTCTCTTGGCGATACCTCAAGCAAAAATTTCAGCCGGCTAAG AACCGCGTGAAGCAGTATCCAAACGATTTGACGCACCACAACCCTCACGCTGAAATGCCCAAACCGAAACACGAACTCAAACTGGAGATACGGAACCCCGAACCCGCGAAACGACCTCAACAGCCTCTGAACGCACGAGACCTGGAGACCAGGACATCACAGACGGAGAAGAGTCAAGGAGCCACAACGCCTAAGACGATCAGCACAGCGCTCAGTAACCGACACCCAGCCGAAGACACTACATTAGATTTTTCGtacgataatatgggaatgaaTGTCACACCGCCGGAACAGCCCGCTACCAGCCACAAGTTCTGA